From the genome of Rhinoderma darwinii isolate aRhiDar2 chromosome 1, aRhiDar2.hap1, whole genome shotgun sequence:
agtagagcatgtctggcttttgtcagtgattccgtgaccaTGGGGCCCATGAAAAAAATGGACGGCACACGGGAGGCTTCCGTGTGTCGTCCGTTTTTTTTCTAAGTGAAGATATTTATTGGTGATAACAGTTTTGGTGGAGCCATGGAGGTGAACAGGCACAGAAAGCACGGTTCAGGGTCCATCAGAAGAGAATATAAAAtttcaatgaaatgcaaaataaaaatagataCTATATATAGAAATGTAAAGGGACATCATGGAGGAGACGAGGACGCACACTGCTCGGTAAGGGGTAACCGTTTGATTGTGCACGGCACGTTCAGGCACTTTTCGGCATGAAGTAACAGACATCTGACACGATCGCACGGCATTCATCCTGCCTCCCTCTGAGCGCAGCGGGGAGCACGGCGGAAGAGGCAAGCAGCTGGAGATTAATACAGCATAGACAGGGCGCAGTAAGGCGTCAGCCCCGGCTACAAGCCAGCGTCAGGGCAATAAGGCACCACAGTACAAAACAAACATTCGCTCCTTCCAGCGGAGGTATCTGAGGAAGAGGATGAACGTTGTGGCCCCCGAGTCCCAGGTGTcgtccgtttttgatggatccgttgccctagcaatgGCAGGGCggaccaaagttcacagactgggagatgtgacaagttcaaatgacgTTCAAtaccttccattttttttaacggaagccaaatggaagcacaacgtccgtttgaaacggaaacgctgaacggacacggagtacacacggataCCATAATGGACACACGGATTCGTGAGAAACGgcggtgaaaacggtgatggaagtgtgcatggggccttagtgtgaaGGGACCACAGTGCTGCATCGCCTTCGGTTTTTCACGGATGGAGCCGTGTTGCAGTTCCCTTTACTGGCGATTTGACGTGAGTGTCACTGTGTAAGTTAAGAGTCAAAGTTGCCTCTGTCCGGTTCTTCTCTGGATCGGCAATAATTGTAATGTTCTAGCATATCGGTaaaatatgccataacattataagaTAAGAATACCCCTTTTAATGGTTAATAGAATGTGTTAAGACTTACGGTAGGTTTGATTTTTATTATAACCATCACTTAAACGGGTTCTACAGgattagaaaatatatatatatttttccagaaACCGCGCATTCCATGTCTGTCTGGTTTTGCAAATCCGTCCCAGTCACTTGAATTGGGATGAACTGCAATAGCAGACACAATGGAGAGATATGAGGCCGATTCTGACTTCTAAACCTggacagcctctttaaatattaagAAACAAAGAAGAGCAGCTGCTGGGAAATCCAATTCCCCTTGGTTGCTCTCCGTGGCACCACCGACCGACTATACAACACCAGTACTCTAGTCATGGTGACAGGAggatttaatttccctgcagctacTTTCAAAATGATCCTGCTTGCAAACGGAGCACTATAGGGAATAGCTGTGCATTATGGATTGCTGTGTTTCCTATGACTACAGAAGCAGTAGACTACATGGACAAATCAGGCGCTGCGGAGGGCTCGTTGTAGGGGGCCGAGTCCTGACAGAGGAACCTCCTACTTGTTTGATTGTGTAGAGGTGGGAATAACATAAGTGTTGTACTTTTAGGGTGCATCATTTCTGAACACTTTTGGGCAGAGGCGTCCATGTCCTGAGATTATGTGAGTGTAGAACGCATGCAGTAACAGGTTCATGTCTTCATACCTGATATGTGACATTGGTACTATTTGAAGGAAATaatcttttcttctttttctagGTCACCAACAACCATGAAGATGTTGTCCCGATTGTTCCGCATGCACGGCCAGTTTGTGGCTTCCCATCCGTGGGAGGTTATTGTGGGTACGGTGACCATCACCATCTGCATGATGTCCATGAACATGTTCACAGGGAATGATCAGATCTGTGGCTGGAACTATGAGTGCCCCAAGTTCGAAGAAGTAAGTTCTGATATTCTGCACCGTTGTCCGTTTCCATTACTGCAAGGGTGGAGAAATCCCAGGAGTAACGTATCCAAAGCACCGAGACGTTTGCTGCTGGTGACTAACTTTTTGCATTGCCATCTATTTATGCCTATGGAAGTTCTTATTCCTTGGCTTCTGGAGTGGTCTAACTGGCTCCTAAAGTCCAGAGAAATTTGGCCACCCCTGCATTATTGTCCATGTTTCCTCTGTGTGTAGGACATAGAAGTAGATCTTACCTATTCTTATAATATGATAAAAGAATTCTCCTAAATAACACGATGGGTTCTTGCAGCAGCAATTTATAGACCAGTTTATTGACTATGATTCTTACAGCTTGGAAGATGCACATTTATAATGTACCAGAGGTCATCAGATTTTTTTCAGCATGCTTTTTTGTAAAATAGTCATGAATATGACTGTTTTATTTGGGTGTAAGAAGTCAGGCAGAATGATGCAAGGTGAAtgaagctttaaccccttaatgaggctctgtcaccagattttgcaacccctatctcctattgcagcagatcggcgctgcaatggagatacgagtaacgtttttttttaaaaatgagcatttttggccaagttatgaccattttagtatttatgcaaatgaggctttctaaagtaaaagtacaactgggcgtgtattatgtgcgtacatcggggcgtgtttactacttttactagctgggcgttctgacgagaagtatcatccacttctcttcacaacacccagcttctggcagtgcagacacagccgtgttctcgagatcacgctgtgacgtcactcacttcctgccccaggtcctgcatcgtgtcggccacatcggcaccagaggctacagttgattctgcagcagcatcagcgtttgcaggtaagtcgatttagctacttacctgcaaacgccgatgctgctgcagaatcaactgtagcctctggtgccgatgtgtcctcgctggtccgacacgatgcaggacctggggcaggaagtgagtgacgtcacagcgtgatctctcgagaacacgctgtgtgtctgcactgccagaagctgggtgttctgaagagaagtggatgatacttctatacataacgcccagctagtaaaagaagtaaaaacgccccgatgtacgcacataagacacgcccagttggacttttgcaagcctcatttacataaatataaaaatggtcataacttggccaaaaatgctcgtttaaaaaaaaacaaaaaaacgttactgtaatctacattgcagcgcctatctgctgcaataggagataggggttgcaaaatctggtgacaaagcctctttaaggacacggtCAATCTTCGTTGTTTCATTTTTCataagccataaaaaaaatattattttttttcgtcgacatagccgtatgagggtttgttttttgcgggtcaagttgtagtttttcacggcaccatttattgtaccacattttagaaaaacaactatttgctaaaaaaaaataattgttttgtcaccgtattctgagagccataactttttaatgtttCCGTCAATttaggtgtgggggcttattttttgcagagtgagctgtagtttttaccaaTACCCtattgaggtacatgcgactatttgacctctccgtcttttttttttttttttttttttttttttggagagttaaggtgaccaaaaaacagaaatttgcgTGTttcatatatagtttttttttttttttttttgtttttttttttacgccgtttactgagttggttaaacaacgctatattgtgatagtttggacttttacggacgcggcgataccagttatgttaacttaattatttttttttacattgctttagggaaaaaaatatattttttttggaacgctaaaaaaacaaaaataacggttttacttttttttattagtccccctaggggacttgagccagcgatcattggatcgcttgcatgatatactgcaatactatactgacagtatcctttgaagccctgccagaggccaaaggagtacaaagatggcagacctgggggccttcattaggcccccaggctgccttgaCGACCATGGTCACCGCCCCcgatggcacgtcggagggggctGCCCCTCTGATTCTaaccatttaaatgccgcgattgcGGCATTTAAGATGTTAAGCGGGCAGAATCAaagcacagccgacacccgctgagtatggggtGCGctaagcccgtgagcccgcttcatactccACCTTAACGGCTACCACGTTTCATGTACATGGTATGTCGTTAAGGGATCATTGTGTTAAAAAAGATTTAGAATTTGACTGTTTTGGTTCTGCTGGGAGACTCCACCATCATTGAGGATCTATATAGCGGAGTCCAGATATAGTtgactcttcaacaatttttttgggcatgtCTTGATCCTTtaaaaagtgaatgtcatttaggaCTCTAAACTTTCTTGAGTGGAAGGGGCAGGTGTACAGGACTCGTctctatggggaaaaaaatatatcacaTTTTGCATTGACAGGAGGATACTTTATGGTTAAGTCGAAGCCTTGGTTCATTTTCCTAAATGAGGGAGAAAAATCTTATGTCATGAATGATATTGAATATCTATGTATttttagtcctttttttttttttcttgcatctaATCGGGTCTAGGGGGGGGATATTGGGGTTGCTGTTGTATACATTTATCATTTCAGAATATTTTGTGATCTGTTGCTTGTAACTTTTGTGTTTGTTTGGCTGTGCTGTAAGTTTGTATATTTAAATGAAGAAgttaaacagcaaaaaaaaatataaaaagtgaaTGCAGCTTGTGTAGAAAACAGATTCTTAATGTTAGGAAGTGCTCAGAGTACTTTTATCTGgacatgtgagatagatagacagacagacagacagatagatagatagatagatagatagatgtgtggCCTCTTTGCTTACAGTGTTTCTTTTCCACATTACAGGATGTTTTAAGCAGCGACATCATAATATTAACCATCACACGGTGCATTGCAATCCTCTACATCTACTTTCAGTTCCAGAACCTCAGGCAGCTTGGATCTAAATACATTTTAGgtaagtatatactgtatacagtggaaACTTGTCTATTGTTACCATGTTATGTAATTGATCTGCTCCAATAATTTACATTTGATCATATTTTAGGTATTGCTGGGCTGTTTACCATCTTTTCAAGCTTTGTCTTCAGCACGGTGGTCATTCATTTTCTGGATAAAGAATTGACAGGCTTGAAGTAAGTATAGTACATGGTTCACTGTCGGTTTCATAATTTTTGGATCAATCTGGAAAATAActtgttttttctattccctcctTGGCAGTGAGGCTCTTCCATTTTTCCTGCTGCTTATTGACCTCTCGAAGGCCAGTGCTTTAGCCAAGTTTGCCCTGAGCTCCAACTCACAGGTGAGCACATAAAACACTTCTATGCAAACCATGCTTGTATATTGACctgatgggggaaaaaaaataatcctccTTTTTCCAGGATGAAGTCCGTGACAACATTGCTCGTGGCATGGCCATTCTGGGGCCTACATTCACCCTGGATGCGCTTGTTGAATGTCTAGTGATTGGAGTGGGAACAATGTCAGGTTAGTAGCAACCGAATACACACGTTAAatcagacttaaaggggttgtccagaattggaaaaacatgtctgctttattCCAGATATAGTGCGACACCTGTCCATACCATGGTTCTGGTATTTCTTCTTAGcttcattaaagtgaatggggctgagctgcaataccatatgcAACCCATGTGGCAGTGTGGTGCTGTCTGCGAGAAAGCAACCGTGTTTTTCTATatttggacaaaccctttaagtttATTCTCTATTCATACTGTATAAAATTGTGTTGCCTGAGAAACATCACATGAGTTATTTGATCATAGAGCTTTGCTTCATTCAGTTATAGGTTAGGCATCATAAAAATCTCCAGAGATGACTTATCAGGGAATTGTGTAGAAAGCATAAGAATCATTCTTGATGCATGTAGACTGTTTCACATCTATTTAAGTAATTGTATTACGAAGTGCCGTTTAGTTGCTTTAGACTCCTGGTGACCGCATGGAAAGTGTCTCTCCAGAATGTCCGCCCTCCATGCATTTAAGTAAAGGCGGCCCAATATATTCAGGCTTGTGCCAGCTGGCCGAGTTCATAAGCGATCACCATATTGTCTGGTGTTGGCTCTCTAACCGATCTGTGAATGCCGGTATGAGCAGCCTCTGTCCTAGCTCAATATTAAGAGGACTCCATTACATAAAATGATTCCAGATTTATCATTTACACACTCAGTCTTCCACACTTTCCCCAATTGAAActaggtgtttgttttttttttacattgttcaacTTGTTATTGGATATATTTATGCATATGTTTTTATTCTTTGTATGCAGGTGTTCGCCAGTTAGAGATCATGTGCTGTTTTGGCTGTATGTCTGTCCTAGCAAACTATTTTGCCTTCATGACATTCTTCCCAGCCTGTGTGTCATTGGTCTTGGAGGTGAGTGTTTAAAGCTGCAGTGCCTCCTCTAATTACAGCTAATAATCCTACCTGATCTAAACCGTTTCTTTGATCTTTGTAATAGCTTTCCAGGGAGAGCCGGGAGGGACGTCCAATCTGGCAGCTTACTCAGTTTGCCAATGTActggaagaggaggaggataaCAAACCAAACCCTGTCACACAGAGAGTGAAGATGATCATGGTGAGTGCCCCTCTTCCTGAGCTGCATCTATTTTGGGTAATGGCTTTTATATTTGCATTGCGTGATTCGTGTTAAGGATTCTGTTTTAAGCAATAATCTTTGAGTACtaaaatgtacatttttgttGCAACAGATGGGACTAATGTCCCACCAGATTTAATTTTGATGTCGCAGAAAATGAGCATCTTGACCAACTAAACAAGCCTGCatgttaatttattttaattagaaCGGTTTTggataaataaaatatttcatttttctaTACCTTCTGTTTAGTCCCTAGGCCTGGTCCTTGTTCATGCTCACAGTCGGTGGATAAGTGAACCGTCCCCTCAAAATAGCACTTCTGTTTCAGACCATAAGGTTACCATTGGCATAGACGATACCATACCCAAGAGGATTGAGCCCAACATGCCTCTCTGGCAGTTCTATCTTTCTAGGTGAGTGGAAAACGTATTTTTATTTACCATACGAGTAGGTAAAATGATACATTTACTCAAACTTTCCACCAAGATTATATGTTTAACATGAATCTGTCTTCCTAGCCCCCGGGCATCTGacagtgctgtatgtgtattccaCAGGATGATCACCATGGACATCGAGCAGGTCATAACACTGGGTCTAGCTCTTCTTCTGGCAGTTAAGTACATATTCTTTGAGCAGACGGAGACAGAGTCTACCCTCTCACTGAAGAACCCCATCACTTCTCCAGTCACTGTGCAAAAGAAACAAGCGGAGGGTTGCTGCAGAATGGAACGTATGCCAGAAAAAGCCCCTGCAGACTGTAAAGTAGAAGATGTCTCCTCAAAGGAAGAAAAAGGTATAGACACAACCATTCCATAAATATTttaggattttaaccccttagggacgcaTGCCATTTTGCCCTTCAGGATGCAGCTCActcttctgtttttgtttttttttttctgcattccaagaggtataactttttttttttgtaatgtttttgctGACGTTGCTGTGTGAAATTGTGTTTTGCATTTcggggtgtatatatatttttaaagatcattttaatacaaaaaaaaaattggtcttaattttttttcataagaggacttaaaaaaataaaattccgcTATTATGTTTCTcgtcgttctttgaacacctttaAATTATGTTTAAAATTTATTGTATGGGTTGTGAGGATTTTAGGGGATAtgctattttgtgtttttttttttgttttttttttatatttaagtttttattgaaaaataatcatGTTtcatttggttgtttttttttgtgcaatatCAGGGGGCAAGAGTCCCCCTCCCTCGTGATGCCGCGATTGCTATTGTGTGCGGCATCACAAGGGTTAAACGGTCCTGATCAGAGTTTTCTACGATCTCGCCCATTGCCGTGGGATGGTGGCTGTTAATCACATTTACGGTGCAGggctggaaggggttaagcgCTTTGCTTTTTAATCTAGAATGTTTTTGAATTGTCATTATTTTGAATTAAATTAACCAACTTCggtctatacatttttagaagcGGTCATAAAGCCATTGCCTCTTGAGAATTCATCCAAGCCTAACTTTCTGCTGGGCGAGTCCTCCTCATCACCATCACCAGATTTAAGTGAAGAGGAGAATGAAATAAAGTTTGATATACCAGAGGTGCCCAGACCCGTTGATGAATGTGTTCGCATCCTCAAAAATCCAGAAGTAAGAGAATCGAGACTATAAATACCATTACCATATGTTTAGTACAGAGCGATAAAACTCATTTAGCTTTCCCCAGACTTCAAAATGTATTCGTAGGCATTCCGTAATCTATGGGTCTGTGCCCGCGTCATGACCAGCACTTATTAGATCCTCATGCCATGTGCTTGTGTATATAATGGGACGTTTAATGTTGTTGTGAGGTAAAGTGGACGTGGTCTGACTGGAACCGGTTCTCAGTTTCCAGGTAATCCCTATTAAAATACGCTTACTAATGAGGCGATGCAAGAATAAACATCTGCCGATGGGTTCAGGCCAAGCTTCATTCACGCCTACCGAATAAATTGAGTTTCGGGATGTAATATAATTTGGAGAAGAAACTGGATATGTTCACTTTTGGGGGAAAGGGGAAAATAAAGATCAGCTTTGTATTTTGCGGTTTCCTGCAGGCAGTCCCTTACAAGAGCTCTTATTCTGTTGTTTGTAGCAGGGCGCTCAGTACCTGAGTGATGCAGAGGTGATCAAGTTGGTGAATGCTAAACATATCCCATCCTATAAGCTGGAGTCCGTGATGGAGTCTCATGAGAGAGGAGTTGCTATTCGTAGGCAAATGTTGGCTCACAAGCTGCCTCAGACATCAGCCCTTCTGCATTTGCCTTACAAAAACTACAACTACTCCTTGGTAAGTCATTACGTTCATGTCTAGAAAAGTGCAGATCTCTGCCTGAGGGATTATGTAGATCTTCCAatattgggttttgttttttgtttgttttttagatcTATGGTCTATACGCTTATTTTGTCAGAATTGACACGCTATACCTAATGTATTAATGTTAAGCCTTCATTGTTCTTCCTTTTTCAGGTAATGGGTGCTTGCTGTGAGAATGTAATCGGGTATATGCCAATCCCTGTTGGTGTAGCAGGTCCTCTTATACTGGATAATAAAGAATACCAGGTTCCTATGGCAACCACAGAAGGTTGCCTTGTGGCTAGCACCAACCGAGGCTGCAGAGCCATATTGGTGAGTTTTATTCACAGTAAAATATATATGTGTCGTCCCTCATTTACTGTGACGTTTGGAGCCAATAAGTGGCAAATACAGAGCTTATGTACTTTGTCCTTTTCATAGCTGGGTGGAGGTGCCCACAGCCGTATTCTTGCTGATGGCATGACTCGTGGACCAGTTGTCAGGTTGCCTTCTGCTTGTGAGGCCGCTGAAGTTAAGAGCTGGCTTGACAGTGCTGATGGCTTCAATATTATCAAGAATACCTTTGACAGCACAAGCAGGTAAGTGTATGATATATTCTGTAAATATATTTTCCTAAAACTTCCTAAGTTAAGAAAACCTAAGCAGTAGTCTCCTAAAAATAGCACTAAACCATCGGACGGATTTCCATTTTAAATACGTGTTTTCTACTAGTGCACACTTCATGGTTGCAACCAAAACCGCAACCTTACAAGCTGATCTGCAAGCTTATGTTCCTACGATCTCATTGGCAAAACCACAAGAATTTTAACCTTGGGTTTGCACAGAATTTTCTTAATCGCAGGAAATGTTCCTAAACTGCCAAAAGGAAACCACATAGAATATTAAAATGTTTCTTCTAGTTAGTAATGACTTGGCAGCGCAGCAAACCTAGATAAATTCTATTATTAAATCTCTAGTAAGCTGGCTGTGCATGTTAGTCCCACTGCTTGGCTCCGAGGCTTCTCTACATGGTAATATCCAGTATTGCCGCACTAGTTGATGCATCGACCTGTATACTTCTAGTAAGCTGCTGCTTAGGTTTGCGTCTTAAACATTCTCCTCATTTTCTTGATCTGTTTGTTTACTGCTAGGTTTGCTCGTCTCGGGAGACTTCAGAACATTGTAGCCGGACGAAATCTTTTTATTCGCTTCCAGTCCAAAACTGGAGATGCTATGGGAATGAACATGATATCAAAGGTAAATTAACCAGTGAATACGTATTGCTTGTGAAATTACGATGCTTCTAGTTTTTTAAATATACTGAACATTTTCATGTGATTGGTACAGGGAACAGAAAAGGCTCTTTCCAGATTACAAGAAGAATTTCCTGAGCTCCACGTCCTTGCTGTTAGTGGTAACTACTGTACAGACAAGAAGCCGGCTGCAATAAACTGGATAgagggcagaggaaaatctgttgTTTGTGAAGCTATTATACCAGCAAATGTCGTGCGAGAGGTAAAAAAAGAGTTCAAACGAAACGTGTGCAGGATTAttgttgtaaataaataaatatatatatatgtgtatgcatatggAGGTGAAAGCTGctgagctgcagcaccagacaCAGACGGATATTCTGTTAATCTGTGAGTCCCGTGGGTCGAGCCCCACCAATTATACATTGAGGCCCTATCCTAAAGTATAAGCCATCCATTGAAAATCTGAAACCCTTTTAATTTCTCATTGTAACCTGCTGCCTAACTTCACACTAATGTGTCTGATCCTAAATTGTTGGTGTCCATGTCTGCAGGTACTGAAGACCTCCACAGCTGCATTGGTTGAAGTGAACATAAACAAGAACTTGGTTGGCTCTGCAATGGCTGGCAGTATCGGAGGTTACAATGCACATGCGGCCAATATTGTGACTGCAATTTACATTGCCTGTGGACAGGTCAGATGATAGGTTTACACAGGACACTGCAGGGCTACATGGATATTGTCATTTATATACTATAACATTGTCCATTTTCTTCTGCAGGATGCTGCTCAAAATGTTGGGAGCTCAAACTGCATCACACTGATGGAGGTAACAGGTCCTACAAATGAGGACTTGTACATCAGCTGCACAATGCCTTCTATAGAGATTGGTACCGTGGGAGGGGGGACCAACCTGGTGCCACAACAGGCTTGCCTGAAAGTACGTATATTACAAAGATTTTATTCTCCTCATACAACTGCAGACAGATCCACTCCAGTGCTACTTATGTGACGCATTATAGAGATTTTCTGCTAGTTTTAATAATATGAAGATTAGGCTTTTTTATACATCGACCAACTCTTTTAAATACATATGCAAGATCTTTGCTCAGACCTAACATTGTGAGTAAAGTCATGATTGGCATTGGGGAATCTTTCACACCTCCTGCATAACGTATGTAACACATCTAGGTTGTTCTAACCCTAACAGAGTAGGATTTATAACCGGCCTCAAAGAGTTTGTTTAGATAAGGGGAGGATGACAAACAGAAAGTAAGCAAATGTGTCATCTGGTGTGTATTATTAAATCATGCTTCTATATTCATGACATTTCCCATTTTGTTATATACAGATGCTAGGAGTTCAAGGAGCAAGCACTGAATACCCTGGCAAAAATGCCTGTCAGCTTGCACAGATAGTCTGTGGCACAGTAATGGCAGGAGAACTTTCCCTTATGGCTGCCCTGGCAGCTGGCCATCTAGTCAAGAGTCACATGGTCCACAACAGGTAATATTAcgtgtaaaacttttttttttttttaaattgaaataaaTCTATGAACTTGTACACAAATggtccttaacccgttagtgaccgccaatacgccttttcacgttggctactaacgggctttattctgatgcataagcctttttacggcactgcatcaggataaataaaacagcagggagccgtcaaatctccctgctctcagctgccagatgtagctgagggctaggggcgtccctgctcgaacgtgtgggatcgatataagtatcgatctcacccgtttaacccctcagatgcggtgctcaatagcgtgtgctgcatctgagttgttttggagagagggagggctctcccaccgacacctggcgataagatcaccgattgtgtgtgtctccaatggcagccgggggactaataaaggcccccaggtctgcctggagcgaattcctgctagatcatgccggaggcatgtcctagcagatgcctgtccgctttaaacggacaggcagtaatacactgcaatacagaagtattgcagtgtattataatattaattaatattaaatattaaagtcccctagtgggactagtaaaaaagtaaaaaaaaaagtttaataaagttaatttaaaaaaaaacagcttttccccttacaaactgctttactattaaaaaaccaaaacaaagtaaaaaagttacacatatttggtatcgccgcgtctgtaacgaccgactataaatctattacattatttaac
Proteins encoded in this window:
- the HMGCR gene encoding 3-hydroxy-3-methylglutaryl-Coenzyme A reductase produces the protein MKMLSRLFRMHGQFVASHPWEVIVGTVTITICMMSMNMFTGNDQICGWNYECPKFEEDVLSSDIIILTITRCIAILYIYFQFQNLRQLGSKYILGIAGLFTIFSSFVFSTVVIHFLDKELTGLNEALPFFLLLIDLSKASALAKFALSSNSQDEVRDNIARGMAILGPTFTLDALVECLVIGVGTMSGVRQLEIMCCFGCMSVLANYFAFMTFFPACVSLVLELSRESREGRPIWQLTQFANVLEEEEDNKPNPVTQRVKMIMSLGLVLVHAHSRWISEPSPQNSTSVSDHKVTIGIDDTIPKRIEPNMPLWQFYLSRMITMDIEQVITLGLALLLAVKYIFFEQTETESTLSLKNPITSPVTVQKKQAEGCCRMERMPEKAPADCKVEDVSSKEEKEAVIKPLPLENSSKPNFLLGESSSSPSPDLSEEENEIKFDIPEVPRPVDECVRILKNPEQGAQYLSDAEVIKLVNAKHIPSYKLESVMESHERGVAIRRQMLAHKLPQTSALLHLPYKNYNYSLVMGACCENVIGYMPIPVGVAGPLILDNKEYQVPMATTEGCLVASTNRGCRAILLGGGAHSRILADGMTRGPVVRLPSACEAAEVKSWLDSADGFNIIKNTFDSTSRFARLGRLQNIVAGRNLFIRFQSKTGDAMGMNMISKGTEKALSRLQEEFPELHVLAVSGNYCTDKKPAAINWIEGRGKSVVCEAIIPANVVREVLKTSTAALVEVNINKNLVGSAMAGSIGGYNAHAANIVTAIYIACGQDAAQNVGSSNCITLMEVTGPTNEDLYISCTMPSIEIGTVGGGTNLVPQQACLKMLGVQGASTEYPGKNACQLAQIVCGTVMAGELSLMAALAAGHLVKSHMVHNRSKINLQDMRGTCTKKAA